The following are encoded in a window of bacterium genomic DNA:
- a CDS encoding outer membrane beta-barrel protein, whose translation MSKLTRFLLPLLLLTIFAAPSLQAGGKVGIYGLRQVPDGDDAKDYSKAGWGGGVHFVAPMQQLHNIFAFAGGFEITNLMNKTIVFYDPYIGDDVEQQTDQNIFRVFLGGQVGGHGNGFIRPHVGINLSLSIYNIRTDAVIKDDNNEDEIRKELYEDTEVSVGTDITLGCDLNFNNGIALDGGVRYLKSFSVPQQLGGQSEKIHPQYFQVYLGVGVSFAMLSK comes from the coding sequence ATGTCCAAACTCACACGGTTTCTCTTACCACTGCTCCTGTTGACGATTTTCGCTGCACCTTCACTTCAAGCAGGAGGCAAAGTCGGCATTTACGGGCTTCGGCAGGTCCCGGATGGCGACGATGCCAAAGACTACTCCAAAGCCGGATGGGGCGGCGGGGTTCATTTCGTCGCGCCAATGCAACAGCTTCATAACATCTTCGCCTTTGCCGGTGGATTCGAAATCACGAATCTAATGAACAAGACTATCGTTTTCTATGACCCCTACATCGGCGACGATGTCGAACAACAAACTGACCAGAATATTTTCCGCGTGTTTCTTGGCGGACAAGTCGGCGGCCACGGGAATGGCTTTATCCGCCCGCACGTTGGAATCAACCTGTCGCTCTCGATTTACAACATCCGCACCGACGCCGTGATAAAGGACGACAACAATGAGGATGAGATTCGAAAGGAATTGTACGAAGACACCGAAGTCTCCGTCGGAACGGATATAACCCTTGGGTGCGATCTGAATTTTAACAACGGCATCGCGCTTGATGGCGGAGTACGCTACCTCAAGAGCTTTTCAGTTCCGCAACAGCTTGGCGGGCAATCTGAAAAGATCCACCCGCAGTATTTCCAGGTCTACCTTGGTGTCGGAGTTTCGTTCGCGATGTTGTCAAAGTAG
- a CDS encoding DUF2723 domain-containing protein, which translates to MKRFWPVIAALAAFAVYYLTTCRGIWIGDSGEFALALKTFGIAHPPGYPLFTIQGTLFVQALSFLRPIFAGGIYSITVSAAAVGIVFLIMRRRLDDLSSFGLALCWAFTAIFWAETNGVEIYTLNVLLIVATYLALESEWSYKWPLTIYLFGLCLCNHPSSLALVPAILYRFFAEGEYRRTSRFPFYVGLLAVAGTMYLYLWVRSTHDPISDWGNPEGLSALWQHMSLKQYSGWVHNSWDNLLFAVQLYFRSVLECWSWLGLILILSGLGLGFKYNFARTINALTILVTSISMAAFHQAVNHEPFYLPPLFASLLLISNNLVALKSKARIRSVVSWAIVGAAAILLVLNYRANDKSDYTLYDNYSRQLLDSALPNSTIFLAGDINTFGAEYLRYGEDYRSDLTLYDRSIRKRALTERASELAGFSTTDLFEARTTIIRRERGRLYLAKSHYQNEPDWWEGLDSLFSFGMLYDTRPPIEASRVVPSYPTSHDPGDLMSRELLVNLDLIRGEELLLNGERDKAEEQFRMALSRYDIETRGVLLNQLGIYFRKSDALELALETYNRALEKPILSSNQRAEIRFNISNVHKDRANLAMESSDYVAAVKHFEEAANYDENNSRLILNIGLIYAQHLRDNNSARRYLTRYLELEPGDQRVQQLLGSLR; encoded by the coding sequence ATGAAAAGATTCTGGCCAGTGATAGCGGCGCTTGCTGCATTCGCAGTGTACTACTTGACGACTTGTCGAGGCATCTGGATCGGCGATTCAGGCGAATTTGCACTGGCGCTCAAGACATTCGGTATCGCCCACCCGCCGGGTTATCCTCTTTTCACAATTCAAGGTACGTTGTTCGTCCAAGCACTGTCGTTCTTGCGGCCCATATTTGCCGGGGGAATTTATAGCATAACAGTCTCAGCGGCCGCAGTGGGAATTGTGTTCCTGATCATGCGTCGACGGCTGGATGATCTGTCTTCATTTGGATTGGCGCTTTGCTGGGCGTTCACCGCGATTTTCTGGGCAGAGACAAACGGTGTCGAGATATACACCCTGAATGTCCTTTTGATTGTCGCAACGTATCTTGCGCTCGAAAGCGAATGGTCCTACAAGTGGCCACTGACAATTTATCTTTTCGGCCTGTGTCTCTGCAATCATCCATCGTCGCTGGCACTCGTACCGGCGATTTTATACCGGTTCTTTGCAGAAGGCGAGTATCGGCGCACCTCACGTTTCCCATTTTATGTTGGCCTGTTGGCAGTTGCCGGGACCATGTACTTGTATCTCTGGGTGCGTTCGACTCATGACCCGATCTCTGACTGGGGAAATCCGGAAGGACTGAGCGCACTGTGGCAGCATATGTCACTCAAGCAGTATTCCGGCTGGGTACACAACTCGTGGGATAATCTCCTGTTCGCCGTGCAATTGTACTTCAGATCAGTACTGGAGTGCTGGTCGTGGTTGGGATTGATTCTGATACTCTCGGGACTTGGACTCGGCTTCAAGTACAATTTTGCACGAACCATAAACGCACTGACGATTCTCGTTACTTCAATATCGATGGCAGCATTTCATCAAGCGGTAAATCACGAGCCATTCTACTTGCCGCCGCTGTTTGCGTCGCTGTTGCTCATCAGCAACAACTTAGTCGCACTGAAGAGCAAAGCGAGAATTCGCAGTGTTGTATCCTGGGCGATAGTTGGTGCTGCTGCGATACTGCTTGTACTGAATTACCGGGCAAATGACAAGTCTGACTACACGCTGTATGATAACTACTCCCGTCAGCTTCTCGATTCGGCACTGCCAAACAGCACCATCTTTCTCGCGGGAGACATCAACACATTTGGCGCGGAGTATCTTCGTTATGGCGAGGACTACCGCTCAGACCTGACGCTGTATGATCGGTCGATTCGCAAGAGAGCTCTGACGGAACGGGCTTCCGAGCTGGCAGGTTTCAGTACAACCGATCTTTTTGAAGCGCGAACGACTATCATCAGACGAGAGCGTGGAAGACTATACCTGGCAAAGAGCCACTACCAGAACGAGCCGGACTGGTGGGAAGGGTTGGACTCACTATTCAGTTTCGGGATGCTCTATGATACGCGTCCGCCAATCGAGGCATCGAGAGTTGTGCCGAGTTACCCCACGTCCCATGATCCAGGAGACTTGATGTCGCGGGAATTGCTGGTCAATCTTGACTTGATTCGCGGCGAGGAACTGCTTCTGAACGGGGAGAGGGACAAAGCGGAAGAGCAATTCCGAATGGCGCTTAGTCGATACGATATCGAAACAAGAGGCGTACTCTTGAATCAACTGGGGATATACTTCCGCAAGTCGGATGCACTTGAGTTAGCTCTCGAAACGTACAATCGGGCGCTGGAGAAGCCGATATTATCGTCCAATCAACGAGCAGAAATTCGATTCAATATCTCGAATGTCCACAAAGACCGGGCGAATCTGGCGATGGAAAGCAGTGACTATGTTGCGGCAGTCAAGCACTTTGAAGAAGCCGCGAATTATGACGAAAACAACTCGCGGCTCATTCTCAATATCGGCCTCATCTATGCCCAACATCTGAGGGACAACAACAGTGCACGACGATACCTTACGCGCTATCTGGAACTCGAACCGGGAGACCAGCGAGTTCAACAGTTGCTTGGTTCGCTCCGATAG
- a CDS encoding PD40 domain-containing protein: MILESLHSFVSGLSWSWDGKFIAFAAKSGGKDALMIYNVEKRKIVDRIKPGFGAIMGPCWTPDGQLIFTGVSGGKADLYITDIKEKRPRKLTDDTFDDKDAVITADGKKLAFASDRPVHSGGTGRYKYGNYNIFVMDVASGAIIDTVTREDGICRYPTWSPDGRKICYVSNLNGIDNLYVEDFSDAAPAFPITNVLTGISSPSWSPKGEHIVFQAFYKAGYDLYLMKEIKPVTENGAPLVATKFVKGELKAEYAEVETSEGDSTSTGDSTAVEDLPLEPDNTDFVFTPPVRDTKVALEEGDTTEVPETPEDDGRDTIYAVGADGEFPVKKYKAKFSPDFVTGGLSYDTFYGVRGQSFILITDFLGNHQFIIGTDVVNSINQSNVQLYYVNSTHRTDFGVGLFHNKNYFEDNRDRLFSDRTYGLMASVSHPFSLFRRLQLDFSHLYIDRTYYDPRFDTELDQWVYDDQNESATTADIALVHDNILWGMTGPMNGSRWKLKFERSVPLSSDSKDYWAMEFDYRKYWHLGGQYSFAFRMAGGSTFGSDKKTYYLGGNTNNIGSSSVGDDVYSVDGFYFSKVITPLRGYDYFEFQGSKYGVMNFEFRYPFVDYLALRFPLPLVLARLSGAAFIDVGAAWNRNEEFKLGSSQYADKLLGLKTGFGTGARVNLGIFLLRYDVAWNWDFLVTSKPHHYFSFGAEF; this comes from the coding sequence GTGATCTTGGAATCACTCCATTCGTTTGTATCGGGACTATCGTGGTCTTGGGACGGCAAGTTCATTGCTTTTGCAGCCAAGTCTGGCGGCAAAGATGCATTGATGATTTACAATGTGGAAAAGCGGAAGATTGTTGATCGGATCAAGCCCGGCTTCGGCGCAATCATGGGACCGTGCTGGACCCCTGACGGACAGTTGATATTTACCGGTGTCAGTGGTGGCAAGGCAGATCTCTATATTACTGACATAAAAGAAAAACGTCCGCGCAAGTTGACTGATGATACTTTTGATGACAAGGATGCAGTCATTACAGCAGACGGAAAGAAATTGGCGTTTGCCTCTGATCGGCCGGTGCACTCAGGCGGTACAGGTCGTTACAAGTATGGGAACTATAATATCTTTGTCATGGACGTTGCGTCGGGAGCGATCATCGACACGGTGACACGCGAAGATGGCATCTGTCGTTATCCGACTTGGTCGCCGGACGGAAGGAAAATCTGCTACGTTTCGAACCTGAATGGAATCGACAATCTCTATGTTGAGGACTTTTCAGATGCGGCACCGGCATTTCCCATTACGAACGTGCTTACCGGAATCAGTTCGCCATCGTGGTCGCCTAAGGGAGAGCATATCGTTTTCCAGGCATTCTACAAGGCTGGATACGACCTGTATCTGATGAAGGAAATCAAACCAGTCACAGAAAATGGCGCTCCATTGGTAGCGACCAAGTTCGTTAAGGGCGAGCTCAAAGCCGAGTATGCAGAAGTGGAGACGTCGGAAGGCGACAGCACTTCAACAGGAGACTCAACGGCGGTAGAGGATCTTCCGCTTGAGCCGGACAATACAGATTTCGTATTCACGCCACCTGTTCGCGATACCAAGGTTGCACTGGAAGAGGGGGATACTACCGAAGTGCCGGAGACTCCGGAAGATGACGGACGCGATACAATTTATGCTGTTGGCGCTGATGGGGAGTTCCCGGTTAAGAAGTACAAGGCGAAGTTCTCACCTGATTTCGTCACCGGCGGATTGTCATATGATACATTCTATGGTGTGCGCGGGCAGTCGTTTATTCTGATAACCGATTTCCTCGGCAACCACCAGTTCATCATTGGTACTGACGTTGTAAACTCGATCAATCAATCGAACGTGCAGTTGTATTATGTCAACAGCACACACCGCACTGACTTTGGAGTAGGGCTATTCCACAACAAGAACTACTTCGAGGATAATCGCGACCGGTTGTTCTCGGACCGTACTTATGGTCTAATGGCTTCGGTTTCGCATCCGTTTAGCCTGTTCCGCAGGTTGCAGCTTGATTTTTCGCACTTGTATATTGATCGCACTTATTACGATCCGCGATTCGACACTGAACTCGACCAGTGGGTTTATGACGACCAAAACGAGTCGGCAACGACGGCAGACATAGCGCTGGTTCATGACAACATTCTCTGGGGAATGACCGGACCGATGAATGGCAGCCGTTGGAAGCTGAAATTCGAACGCTCCGTACCGCTGTCAAGCGATTCGAAGGACTACTGGGCAATGGAATTCGACTACCGCAAGTACTGGCACCTTGGCGGACAGTACTCATTCGCGTTCCGCATGGCCGGCGGTTCGACCTTCGGATCGGACAAGAAGACCTACTACCTCGGCGGAAATACGAATAACATCGGATCGTCAAGTGTTGGCGATGATGTGTACTCGGTGGATGGATTCTATTTCTCGAAGGTCATAACTCCACTGCGCGGCTATGACTACTTTGAGTTCCAGGGTTCGAAGTATGGAGTGATGAATTTTGAGTTCCGCTACCCGTTCGTAGATTATCTGGCGCTGCGTTTCCCGCTGCCGCTGGTGTTGGCACGACTTTCGGGTGCGGCATTTATTGATGTCGGTGCGGCCTGGAATCGCAACGAGGAGTTTAAACTCGGATCATCACAGTATGCAGACAAGCTGCTGGGTTTGAAGACCGGTTTCGGGACCGGCGCGCGTGTGAATTTGGGAATATTCCTTTTGCGGTACGATGTTGCCTGGAATTGGGATTTCCTTGTGACCAGCAAGCCGCATCACTACTTCAGCTTTGGAGCAGAATTTTAG
- the murA gene encoding UDP-N-acetylglucosamine 1-carboxyvinyltransferase: MDKYVIEGGKPLKGRIQTMRSKNATLPILAAALLPKSGTTTINHVPELRDIDIMLRVLRELGAEVSWDRAAKSVKINAANLNKEEAPYDLVSKMRASFLVLGSLISRLGRARVSLPGGCSLGQRPVNLHLKGFAQLGVTISEESGYVIASGSVKGGEVYFDRPSHTGTENIMIGAAISKGVTRIINAACDPEVIDVANFLNKMGADIQGAGTTVITIQGVDSLQPTTYEPMADRLESGTFLCMAAGTGGELTVDDAIADDLELVLLKLREMGCELDVNGRAVTIRSDGRLRATDFVTFPYPGFPTDLQACFVALSAQAQGISHMRETVFDDRFSHCMELMRLGAKITIHGDVATIEGVQRLNGATVMASDIRAGAGLVTACLIAEGTSEVRRIYHIERGYDALDDRLRSVGAVIQKVPE, encoded by the coding sequence ATGGACAAATATGTGATTGAAGGAGGCAAGCCGCTTAAAGGACGCATCCAGACGATGCGATCCAAAAATGCGACCTTGCCAATTCTTGCAGCGGCTCTGTTGCCAAAATCCGGAACGACGACGATCAACCATGTCCCGGAGCTACGCGACATCGATATCATGTTACGCGTATTGCGCGAACTTGGCGCCGAAGTGAGCTGGGATCGAGCCGCCAAGTCAGTCAAGATCAATGCTGCGAATCTGAATAAAGAAGAAGCGCCGTACGATCTCGTGAGCAAGATGCGGGCATCGTTTCTGGTACTTGGCTCGCTCATTTCGCGTCTCGGGCGCGCAAGGGTATCGTTGCCCGGCGGTTGTTCACTTGGGCAACGTCCGGTGAATCTTCATTTGAAGGGATTTGCCCAGCTTGGGGTGACGATAAGTGAAGAGTCGGGCTATGTTATTGCCAGCGGGTCAGTTAAGGGCGGAGAGGTCTATTTTGACCGGCCATCGCATACCGGCACAGAGAATATTATGATTGGGGCGGCAATTTCTAAGGGTGTAACCCGTATTATCAATGCGGCCTGTGATCCGGAAGTAATTGACGTCGCCAATTTCCTTAACAAGATGGGCGCCGACATTCAAGGTGCAGGCACAACGGTAATCACTATTCAAGGTGTAGATTCTCTCCAACCGACGACTTACGAGCCGATGGCCGATCGACTCGAATCAGGCACTTTTCTTTGCATGGCGGCTGGAACCGGCGGGGAACTGACGGTGGACGACGCTATTGCAGACGACTTAGAGCTGGTGTTACTCAAACTCCGCGAAATGGGATGTGAACTGGACGTCAATGGCCGTGCTGTTACGATCCGATCCGACGGACGCTTGCGTGCGACCGATTTCGTGACATTCCCGTATCCGGGTTTTCCAACCGATTTACAGGCGTGCTTTGTTGCGCTTAGTGCGCAGGCGCAGGGGATTTCGCACATGCGCGAAACTGTGTTTGACGACCGATTTAGTCATTGTATGGAATTGATGCGGCTGGGAGCGAAAATTACGATACACGGCGATGTAGCGACAATTGAGGGAGTCCAGCGATTAAACGGAGCCACGGTTATGGCGTCTGATATACGAGCGGGAGCCGGTTTAGTAACCGCCTGTCTTATCGCTGAAGGGACCAGCGAAGTCAGACGAATATATCATATAGAACGAGGCTACGACGCTTTGGATGACCGACTGAGGTCAGTTGGAGCCGTGATCCAGAAAGTCCCTGAATAA
- the purE gene encoding 5-(carboxyamino)imidazole ribonucleotide mutase: MDNKALVAILMGSDSDLPVMKGAAEALDKFGIGYEMRVLSAHRTPVEAAQYAQEARKRGIRVIIAGAGAAAHLAGAMAAQSVLPVIGVPISTPPLNGMDSLLATVQMPKGIPVATVAISNAFNAGLLAVQIIGAGVPDISEKLLDKMTAYKQELREAALAKKV; this comes from the coding sequence ATGGATAACAAGGCACTTGTCGCGATTCTGATGGGAAGTGACTCCGACCTACCGGTAATGAAAGGTGCTGCAGAGGCGCTTGATAAGTTCGGAATTGGCTATGAAATGCGGGTACTCTCTGCCCATCGCACGCCGGTTGAAGCGGCACAATATGCGCAGGAAGCGCGCAAACGCGGCATTCGCGTTATCATCGCCGGAGCCGGGGCTGCAGCGCATCTTGCCGGAGCGATGGCGGCGCAAAGTGTTCTTCCGGTAATCGGTGTACCGATTTCGACACCGCCGCTGAATGGGATGGATTCGCTTTTGGCGACTGTTCAAATGCCCAAAGGCATTCCGGTTGCGACTGTAGCGATCAGCAACGCGTTTAACGCCGGATTATTGGCTGTTCAGATTATCGGTGCTGGAGTACCGGATATTAGCGAGAAGCTTCTCGACAAGATGACTGCTTATAAGCAGGAACTCCGCGAAGCCGCACTTGCCAAGAAGGTGTAG
- a CDS encoding efflux RND transporter periplasmic adaptor subunit yields the protein MKKLLIISVIIVAVAAGGYFLFWSGGGKETALAVQSKIVMPTRGDLRVAINSTGKVEPVKTVEVKSKASGEIIHLGFEEGDYVKQGDLLCKIDPELVKFEYDKAVADLAVAKVSLQTTEREVARQKEMFEKQLVSEAEMESKQLTLEQARASLVRAEASVSNAKKSLDDTVVRAPISGLIVLCNVEVGNIIASGISNVSGGTALMQIAQVDSVFIVAQVDETDIGKVELGQPVEVEADAFPDQSFKGEVLKIAPMAQVQQNVTIFEVTTKVDNAERKLKSGMNANIEIITAFAENALLIPNAAVKDPKKMGMGGEMIGGQRGGPGGGGGRNPGGEPGNAAPKAGNPEKAARFGEKFQDKEYPAKDTKIAFVVENGQQNPRRIVVGASNLDFTEVLEGLSEADSVDATPVSQMMKDREAWRQRMGQMSGMPGMRTQGGGGRR from the coding sequence ATGAAAAAGCTACTCATTATAAGTGTCATCATCGTTGCTGTGGCTGCTGGAGGCTATTTCTTGTTCTGGTCCGGCGGCGGGAAGGAAACCGCGCTTGCTGTCCAGAGCAAGATCGTGATGCCGACTCGCGGAGATCTGCGCGTTGCGATCAATTCTACAGGCAAGGTTGAACCGGTTAAGACGGTTGAAGTCAAGTCGAAGGCATCGGGCGAAATCATCCACCTTGGTTTCGAAGAAGGCGACTATGTCAAACAAGGCGATTTGCTCTGCAAGATAGATCCCGAATTGGTCAAGTTTGAGTATGACAAGGCTGTGGCTGACTTGGCAGTGGCCAAGGTGTCGCTTCAGACGACAGAGCGCGAGGTTGCGCGCCAGAAAGAGATGTTTGAAAAGCAATTGGTTTCCGAAGCCGAAATGGAAAGCAAGCAGTTAACGCTTGAGCAGGCGCGTGCTTCTTTGGTAAGAGCCGAAGCCAGCGTTTCGAATGCCAAGAAGAGTCTCGATGATACGGTAGTTCGCGCTCCGATTAGCGGGTTGATTGTTCTCTGCAATGTGGAAGTCGGGAATATCATCGCTTCCGGGATTTCCAATGTGTCCGGCGGTACTGCGCTGATGCAGATTGCGCAGGTCGATTCGGTGTTTATCGTAGCGCAAGTGGATGAAACGGATATTGGCAAGGTCGAATTAGGTCAGCCGGTCGAAGTCGAAGCTGACGCATTCCCGGATCAGAGCTTCAAGGGTGAGGTGTTGAAGATCGCGCCGATGGCACAGGTCCAGCAAAATGTGACCATATTTGAAGTCACGACCAAGGTAGACAATGCCGAGCGCAAATTGAAATCAGGGATGAACGCTAATATAGAGATAATTACTGCCTTTGCTGAAAATGCGTTGCTGATCCCGAATGCAGCCGTCAAAGATCCCAAGAAGATGGGAATGGGCGGAGAGATGATCGGCGGCCAACGTGGCGGTCCCGGCGGCGGTGGAGGACGCAATCCAGGCGGTGAGCCCGGAAATGCTGCTCCGAAAGCCGGCAATCCGGAAAAGGCTGCACGATTTGGCGAGAAGTTTCAGGACAAAGAATATCCGGCAAAGGACACGAAGATTGCGTTTGTGGTCGAGAACGGCCAACAAAATCCACGCCGGATTGTTGTCGGTGCAAGTAATCTCGACTTCACCGAAGTTCTCGAGGGACTATCTGAAGCAGATAGTGTAGATGCGACTCCGGTGTCACAGATGATGAAGGATCGCGAAGCTTGGCGGCAACGAATGGGGCAAATGTCGGGAATGCCGGGAATGCGGACACAGGGCGGTGGAGGACGACGTTAG